In the Epinephelus lanceolatus isolate andai-2023 chromosome 6, ASM4190304v1, whole genome shotgun sequence genome, one interval contains:
- the LOC144463647 gene encoding uncharacterized protein LOC144463647: MERRKMDADGGRVVHRRKRTRRLAIVVAVQNVLVTACLAVTLYVYWDVQSRPLRTEQPFGNNMHIEFAAISDIPGNVTLSFPEVSSQNQMILVNKKDKIYINCTGPYVLYVHLCYLDFLEQNATGTLQLQVAGEEEKTPFSFPTLYATAHEVCRMLHDIVYLSKKNEASLHLISSPGFKIKHARVGLSYLLGSQCVYQ; the protein is encoded by the exons ATGGAGCGGAGGAAGATGGATGCTGACGGAGGCCGCGTGGTCCATCGGAGAAAGCGCACGAGGAGGCTGGCGATAGTTGTAGCCGTGCAGAACGTGCTGGTGACGGCGTGCCTGGCGGTCACGCTCTACGTTTACTGGGACGTTCAG AGTCGACCACTGAGAACAGAGCAGCCTTTTGGAAATAATATGCACATAGAGTTTGCTGCCATATCAG ACATCCCAGGAAATGTGACGCTGTCTTTCCCTGAGGTTAGTAGCCAGAATCAGATGATTCTGGTCAACAAGAAAGACAAGATCTACATCAACTGCACTGGACCCTATGTTTTGTATGTGCACCTGTGTTACCTGGATTTTCTGGAACAAAATGCCACAGGGACCCTGCAGCTGCAGGTAgcaggagaagaggaaaagactCCTTTCAGCTTTCCAACCCTGTATGCTACTGCACATGAGGTCTGCAGGATGCTCCATGATATAGTCTACCTCAGCAAAAAGAACGAAGCCAGTCTGCACTTGATTTCCTCACCTGGGTTCAAGATTAAGCATGCCCGTGTGGGCCTGAGCTATTTGCTGGGGAGCCAGTGTGTATACCAGTGA